One window of the Sebastes umbrosus isolate fSebUmb1 chromosome 1, fSebUmb1.pri, whole genome shotgun sequence genome contains the following:
- the ncoa5 gene encoding LOW QUALITY PROTEIN: nuclear receptor coactivator 5 (The sequence of the model RefSeq protein was modified relative to this genomic sequence to represent the inferred CDS: deleted 1 base in 1 codon), which yields MSRRRSHSPSPGRFSRSCSSNDPRDLERRIFVGNLPTSDMSKKDLEELFSQYGKIIGVSMFRGFGFVQFERVEEAEAAKAAQKGRIYKGYKIDVNMAVERRQPKPQSQQSPPRRAPYSSYGDSKEPRPRSRSPVYGRESRDSRDGRSPRDSREGRESRDSRDGRDAGRESRPSGSSRDNDYRYRSSETRDKDPRGPESRDTPYSREDYDRFYRSGSGAEDYYRRKDEPYSRDPYRDPWNGRREPEVASNLSSGVDDRARPEERRRNDLYRQYYEELQRRYDTDRPVDCSVIVVNKAQNYNSREYAETVGRKVRDLGMVVDLIFLNTEVSLTQALEDVGRARTPFAIIITQQHQVHRSCTVNILFGTPQEHRNMPMQDAMMLVAHNYDTYKVENREKEREEIARKAAKMADDVLVREPDRESHPISVLTSITLLSENRFVTPEEMEGLIAYLKDKRDRLLRSAADPLTAAAAPAAVHHDVPPSAAGLPPPSHSALPAPQSSHLGLSAASGASANPSHQQELQAKILSLFNSGSGTPAGSGGLPSSAPQAKAYGSLGPPPSQNPPRPPMPGLSPGAPLGYGAPPSRMQVAPGGQRPPTSAGINFDNPSVQKALDTLIQSGPSLNHLVGPGAPQQPPPRSAPPGMGQVPPMSMYPRHY from the exons ATGTCTCGCCGAAGAAGCCACAGCCCGTCGCCAGGGCGTTTTTCACGCTCCTGCAGCAGTAACGATCCGAGAGATTTGGAGAGACGGATTTTTGTTGGGAATTTGCCGACCTCCGACATGTCAAAGAAGGATTTGGAAGAGCTGTTCAGCCAGTACGGGAAGATTATCG GCGTGTCCATGTTTCGTGGGTTTGGATTTGTACAATTTGAACGTGTTGAGGAAGCCGAAGCTGCAAAGGCGGCCCAAAAGGGTCGAATATATAAAGGTTATAAAATAG atgtAAATATGGCAGTGGAGCGACGGCAACCTAAACCTCAATCCCAGCAGAGCCCTCCACGAAG GGCTCCGTATTCCAGCTATGGGGACAGCAAAGAGCCCCGACCTCGGTCACGCTCACCCGTTTACGGGCGCGAGTCTCGGGACAGTCGTGATGGGCGTTCTCCTCGGGACAGCCGCGAAGGCCGGGAGTCTCGGGACAGCCGTGACGGGAGAGACGCGGGAAGAGAGTCGAGGCCGAGCGGCAGTTCTCGTGACAACGATTACCGCTACCGTAGCTCGGAGACCAGAGACAAAGACCCCAGAGGACCAGAATCGCGGGATACTCCATACAG CCGAGAGGACTATGACCGATTCTACCGCAGTGGCAGCGGTGCAGAAGACTATTACCGGAGGAAGGATGAACCCTACAGCAGGGACCCTTACAGAGATCCCTGGAACGGACGCCGTGAGCCAGAGG TGGCCTCCAACCTCTCCTCAGGAGTAGATGATCGTGCTCGACCAGAGGAGCGTCGGCGTAACGACCTGTATCGACAGTACTATGAAGAACTCCAGCGGCGCTACGACACCGACCGTCCCGTCGACTGCTCTGTGATTGTCGTCAACAAGGCACAAAA CTACAACAGTAGGGAGTATGCGGAGACGGTCGGGCGGAAGGTTCGTGATTTGGGCATGGTGGTGGATCTGATCTTCCTCAACACGGAAGTGTCACTAACCCAGGCACTGGAGGATGTAGGCAGAGCCCGCACTCCCTTTGCCATCATCATTACCCAGCAGCACCAGGTCCACCGGTCCTGCACTGTCAACATCTTGTTCGGCACACCGCAAG AGCATCGAAACATGCCGATGCAGGACGCCATGATGCTGGTTGCCCACAATTATGACACCTACAAAGTTGAAAACCGTGAAAAAGAACGTGAGGAGATTGCCAGAAAGGCGGCCAAGATGGCGGACGACGTGTTAGTCAGGGAGCCTGACAGAGAGAGCCACCCCATCTCAGTGCTCACCTCCATCACACTGCTGTCTGAAAACAG ATTTGTGACCCCAGAGGAAATGGAAGGTCTCATCGCCTACCTGAAGGACAAAAGAGACCGGCTGCTACGAAGTGCTGCAGACCCTCTTACAG ctgctgcagctcctgcagCCGTGCACCACGACGTTCCTCCCTCAGCCGCAGGACTGCCTCCTCCGTCCCATTCTGCTCTCCCCGCCCCGCAGTCCAGCCACCTCGGCCTATCGGCTGCTTCCGGCGCCTCCGCTAACCCCAGCCATCAGCAGGAGCTGCAAGCTAAAATCCTCAGCCTGTTCAACAGCGGCAGCGGGACGCCAGCGGGCTCCGGAGGCCTGCCCTCCTCCGCCCCCCAGGCGAAGGCCTACGGCTCCCTCGGCCCACCGCCTTCCCAGAACCCACCCCGCCCGCCCATGCCCGGCCTTTCTCCGGGCGCGCCCCTGGGTTACGGCGCCCCACCGAGCCGCATGCAGGTCGCACCGGGTGGTCAAAGACCCCCCACCTCCGCAGGTATCAATTTTGACAACCCGAGTGTACAGAAAGCGCTGGACACCCTCATTCAGAGCGGACCGTCTCTCAACCACCTGGTGGGCCCCGGCGCCCCTCAGCAGCCGCCCCCCAGGTCCGCCCCC CCCGGCATGGGCCAGGTCCCGCCTATGTCCATGTATCCCCGACATTACTGA